Part of the Gigantopelta aegis isolate Gae_Host unplaced genomic scaffold, Gae_host_genome ctg3653_pilon_pilon, whole genome shotgun sequence genome is shown below.
gaatggaatggATAAATGATGCTGCATTTTTTTTCGTATAGGAATCTCCTCTTGCTATTAAGAAAGCTAACTCCTGTTCTACAGTTTTTTTAGATGACAGTACTGTCAGTTTACCCAAcctaaaatttactttaaaatggtCAGTGTTAATGCAAGCAAAATTTTTAGTATTATAAAATagtcataattatttaaaatattgttatcttTTCAGTGCATCATTAGCTGTATTCTATATTGTCAAAGGACGGTAAGACATTTTCTACTTTGCTATTTATAATATTGTCTTATAGTGTTAGAGACAGACCACCAAAAACATTAGATATATATTGATGAGAAAATCCACCCACTCACAGTAAGTACATCGTAAACAATAGATTATATTGTCCCTTATTTCAGCGAGACCCCGTTCTGATCACTATGCTGATTTTACACCAGATCACAaactaatatataaatttattaaaactttatttcatgCTGCACAGCTTACATCAGAATGTGCTATCATCACAATTGTAAGAACAATTGTCATTCATATGTCCACTTAAAGTATACGTCCATACATTTGTCTCTTAATCCATCGATTCAACTTatagatttatttatcattttatagaTCTATTTAGAGAGGCTCTTACAATACAGTGAGATAGATCTACATCCTTCAAATTGGAAACGCATTCTCCTCGGAGCTATACTGTTAGCTTCAAAAGTATGGGATGATCAAGCAGGTTAGAAGAAACTGGTTTGTTATCATAACAATGATTGTAAATTTTTACAGTATGGAATGTGACTATTGTCAAATTTTACGTGAAATCACTGTTGAAGATATGTAAGGTCGCTATCTGTCCATTAAGTTAATATGTTTTGTCCATTTTTGTTGTATATCCATTTAGGAATGAGTTAGAAAGGGTATATTTAGAACAGATAcaattcaacattaatgtacCGGCCAAAATGTACGCCAAATATTACTTTGACTTGAGAACACTATCAGAAGAAAATGGACTCACATTTCCAAATGAATATTTACCACTAACAAAAGATAGAGCACTAAAAATTGAAGTAAGAGTGTttgaaaattaaacaattcTCCATTTTATTTGTCTCTCTCCAGGCTCTTTCAAATGTAGCTGATCGTAAGATTATTCCCGAAGAAAACTGCGAAGATCTCAAAGTTTAGAACCTCTATCACCCAAAAATACACTAGttttaagttaaaaaacaataacaataaattgtTTGGATATATTGTTCTCTTATCTTTCCAGCATATACATGTGGAATGtgctaatttatttttattacatgaaatgatATTAAAGGGAAATGGTTTTTTCATTGTCTTTAAATATGAGCACTTGATCTCTTCAGCTAAactgtaattatataaatattatatcaatCAAGTAGTGCTAGAATTAAGCAGTGACTTCCTGGTGGTTATTGCCATCTTGTGGATCTTGAAGATTGTCCACAATTTGCTTATTAACTTGTTCAAGTGCTTTCTTAATGCCTTCTTCAGACTCTGTGTCACCAACAATTGTAGCAAGCTCAAGACTTTGCTTAAAAGAAGCAACTGCATTTGATAAATCACCTGATTttgctggagagagagagagagagaagagcaTGATTCAAAACATTTGCTATCACAGTGACTACCTTCAGCTTGTGCTATCAACATAAATGCATTAAGTTGCCACACTTGATCACCACAATCTTGAGCAGCATCTAAAGACTTGATTCCATATTCCTTTGCTTCTTTATAGCTGTTTAATTCCCAATAAGCACGACCAATCTCATGAAATAACCAAGCACTCTCTTCAGATGTTTTTAACATTGGAGTACGTTTCATCCAACTATGCAAGATTccatcaatttttttaaaagtatataaacACCTACAGTTCAATAGCCTTCTCATATTCTCCATTCATTGAATGGACTCTACCAAGGTTGTACAGTGCCCTTGCTCTAGCATCGGGGTAATCcctattaataaatgaaattgatTACTTCATTATAAATGCTATCATCTTACCCTTCTTCTGCTATTTCCATGTCTTTTGTGAAATGTTCTATTGATTGTTCTGTCTGCCCCCATTTCCAAATAGGCAGACCCAAGACAAGAATGGACTGTAGCCACAAACTGCATTTTATTGGGTAAGTCTTGCTCTGAGAGACTTTGAATAGTCATCATTAACTTCTCAGCCTCCTTAACACTACGTTCAGCTTCTCCATATGTTAAAGCTATATTAGAATATCAATACATCTATTAATGATGTTACTAACAAGTTCGAACCTGTATCAATCTCCTCCAGACAATTCAGGACATACTTAGTGTAGTCCACTTCCTTGGCAGGTCTTGTACTGTGTGTAGGGTTTTGAGGTCGTGTCGGAGAAGGTTTCCACTTTTTCAAttccttttctctttttctaGCATACATTGGTTTCTGCTGACGCCAGAACTCAGTACGTGAGTCCAAATATGAGACTCCTTCTTGAATTAATGTGTAAATACTTTGATCCTTGTTACCAATCACTAAACCTGTCCTCAATATTGACATATTGAGAGTCAATGTATGAACAAACTCACCTGAGTCTTTAGATAATATTTCTAGATATTCACGATCAGCATATAACTCTCCTAATAACTGTACCAAAAGACAGTAAAATAGcagataatatattattactaactTCTTTCATAGTTCTCTCTGATGCTACTGGTCCTTCCTTAGTTTTTGCTTGTGATCGAGCTGCTTTTTGTGCTTTAAGTGACTTTTTTCTTTCCCTGTTCAGTTGACATGATCTACCTTAAAAATAGATACCACAACATACCACAGCATCTTgttgatgaaagaaagaaagatctCCTGTTTTCTCTAGTTTACAAGCTTCAGGAGCTAAAGAAAATGACACTagattaattaaaatacattccATACTGACTTCCAATGGAATTATTAATGGCTTCTTGAGcttttgtattcctaatataaaCTCATTAAGATCAGG
Proteins encoded:
- the LOC121392359 gene encoding LOW QUALITY PROTEIN: cyclin-Y-like protein 1 (The sequence of the model RefSeq protein was modified relative to this genomic sequence to represent the inferred CDS: inserted 1 base in 1 codon; deleted 1 base in 1 codon), translated to MGNCCSPGNDEIDADFTDSAPMPNTGQGPESPLAIKKANSCSTVFLDDSTVSLPNLKFTLKCASLAVFYIVKGRDRPPKTLDIYDEKIHPLTVTRPRSDHYADFTPDHKLIYKFIKTLFHAAQLTSECAIITIIYLERLLQYSEIDLHPSNWKRILLGAILLASKVWDDQAVWNXDYCQILREITVEDMNELERVYLEQIQFNINVPAKMYAKYYFDLRTLSEENGLTFPNEYLPLTKDRALKIEVRVFEN
- the LOC121392360 gene encoding LOW QUALITY PROTEIN: outer dynein arm-docking complex subunit 4-like (The sequence of the model RefSeq protein was modified relative to this genomic sequence to represent the inferred CDS: inserted 1 base in 1 codon; deleted 1 base in 1 codon); the encoded protein is MYGEEEGEQPALEFQADDQACLVARSKCHLQLGDATSALEDAEASLKDDDKYHRGLYQKAETLYQMGDFEYALVFYHRGNKIRPDLNEFILGIQKXQEAINNSIGTPEACKLEKTGDLSFFHQQDASLKAQKAARSQAKTKEGPVASERTMKELLGELYADREYLEILSKDSALTYGEAERSVKEAEKLMMTIQSLSEQDLPNKMQFVATVHSCLGSAYLEMGADRTSIEHFTKDMEIAEEGDYPDARARALYNLGRVHSMNGEYEKAIELWMKRTPMLKTSEESAWLFHEIGRAYWELNSYKEAKEYGIKSLDAAQDCGDQVWQLNAFMLIAQAEAKSGDLSNAVASFKQSLELATIVGDTESEEGIKKALEQVNKQIVDNLQDPQDGNNHQEVTA